GTTTGAATGGGGGCGTGGAAAATCCCCCCTTAATCCTCGTTATCAAGTCCTTGTCATATTGACTCCCATCACTTGAGCTGTATGATTCTTCTCTACAAGCTGTTAATTCCATTAGTTCCACTTTGTGCTCCACAATAGGGGGATCAGATGTCAATTAGCCACTATTTAGGGAAACCCTGCTATGTTTTTCCAGTAGTGGTGTCCTGGGGTGCTACTTGGTTTAACTTTAGACTAATGTCATCAAAAGGAGATGTTCTACTCAAGGGTTCCAGAAAGAAGGtcattgaaaataaaatctaCTAAGCAGTTATAATTACAAtggcaaaaatacattttcaatctTTGCTGTCGATTATTAGTTTATTGGCTATGCCAGTCGTAATCTATTCCACCAGTGATTAATATAGAACATAACTGTATTGTCTATCCCGCTCCCCGAGTTGCCGCGGTGCAAAAAATGATCCGTCCACCTGTCCCGGCCGGCGACGGAGACATCAGCGTTTGTGCCACAAACGTCACCCAGCCCATAAAAGTCCAATCTTTACGTCAAAGCTGTCTCAGCTATGACATGGTATCTTCATGTTTGGGTTTTGGGGGGTGCCAAGTTACCCGACCCCATAGGGGTGGGAAACCTCAAAAAGGCATAATGTTGGCTTGTATTACCACATGTCCCCCTGTCCCCATGTGTGTGTTTGGCCTTTACAAGGGCAGGTTCTATGTTTTCCCCCCATGGGCACAACATGTCTTGTTTGCCAGGCAGCTTACATTCTTGGCTGGGGCAGGCTGTATTACAGTGTGAAAGTGTGGTGGTTAATTGCTTGGAGCCAGATGAAATGATATCCCCCCAGGACACTTCAGGGGCTTGTACAAATTTACAACCTGCCACTTGATTAATGGCTGGAGTAGTTGATTGGCAGACGGCTTGGGCGGGAGCCCATTGGTTGGTGACCGGTGTGGGGGCCCGTGATTGGACAGCAGTGGCCCCATGCGAGGAAGGGGTAATTGTTTGAGGTATTACTTTCCTTGTAAGTGGGATAGGAGTGTGGATGGTCTCTCTCCATACAGTGAAAGTGCAGGCAGACCCGACTTGTGGCTGCTAGCGGCTCCCAAGGCAGTAAGAATGGAGCTGGGACTTCCCAACCTCATGCCCCTGGTGGTGGCTTCCATGCTCCTCACCCATTGTCAAGTGCAGTGCATGGACTATGGCTACGGCGACCGTATATACAACAAGCAGCCGCAGTGCACGCCCATTCCCTCGGAGCTGACTCTGTGCAGAAACATTGCGTACTCTCAGATGAGACTCCCCAACCTCTTAGGCCACGAGACAATGACCGAAGTGTTGGACCAGGCCGGTACCTGGGTCCCGCTGTTGCCTAAACGGTGCCACCCCAACACCCGTTTATTTCTGTGCTCTCTGTTTGCCCCAGTGTGTTTGGAACATCCCATCTACCCCTGCCGCTCCCTGTGCGAGGCTGTGCGGGACGGCTGCTCCCCGGTCATGTCCAAGTTCGGCTTCCCCTGGCCGGACATGCTCAGGTGCGACAAGTTCCCCCCGGACAACGACCTCTGCATCACCACGCAGTCCGGGGAAGTGGATCCCCTGCCACCTGGTGAGTGTGTGCCTGCTTTACTTTTCTTGGCAAGTCTTTACTTCTGGTAGATCCCTCCCTCCTCGTACCCAGGCTTACTCTTTTACTCAAACAAAGTTTCACCTGTCAGGAAGTGAGGCTTTAGCCGCTCCACCTCTCACATCCCCTTGTTTTTCTGCGCCGACCACGGGGCATATTTTTGGGGTTGAGTCAACCAGAACAAAGTTCAGACCCACAGCGCTGCCgtgatttttctttcaatgctcCAAAGTTCATTCTGTTCCTCCCCGACGTTAGATTGTTGCGAGATGATTTGGTGCAATCAGCCGGCTTTATCTTGTTCCAAAGGTGTTAACAGCGGAAACAATGTGTTGTCGGATAATTGATTGCCATGGATTTATTGGCTTATCCATTTAGCCCCTTTTCTAGACCATCAGGGGAGCGTTTTAACGTGTGGGAGGGGAAATGCCATGTGGTGTGTAAATAGTTTACTCCTGCCGAGTGGGTTTTGCCATGCTTGGAGAGCTCTGAAAGAACAGGCAGCATTTGCGAGCCGTTGTGAAAGGAAAAGGGGTGGGGAAAAGTATTCTACTGTGTAAACAGTTTACTCTTGGGCAGAGGCTGACACCATTTTTTTCCTGTTGGACATGTCTTTTTTCAGAAGTGGATCAACCCCAGCCAGTCTGCATGGCTTGTCAGAGTAACGGGGAAGGCTGGAAGGATCTGGTGGCGTACTACTGCCAAAACGACTTTGGTAAGTCACACATCCGTTTTCCCGCGTCGTTCGTACGCCCGGAATGGGGCAGGTCAGCCAGGGTTCGTTCCCTGACGTACGGTGGGACGGGGGCTGTCACTTTCGGGGTGGGGGGAATGTCCCAGTGCAGGACCTTTCCGCGGCAGGTATTTGTCCAGCCAATATTTGTGCATTCTTATCACATGTCTGCAAACCTCCAGGTTCCATAACTCAGGGCTGTAAGTGTTGTTTTGATTGACAACTTGTTGACATGTTGTCACTCTGCTTTGTGTTAGTTGTCTCTCACTAGCCAGGGCACTGCAGACAGACATTCTGAGAGTCCGACTTTTTGGCACACAGTTTTGGCACAGTCTGCATTCACttttatatatacaaaatgtatggtattGTCAGCCCTTTCAACAATCCAAACTTTGAACAAGGATGTTTTTCTTAGTCAACCAAGGGACAGTACGTTACACGAAATAAATCAAGCAACCAGTCAGATATATCAGATAACGTCCACTATCTTTAAGGTATACAGAAAGTTTGGACACGGGGGTTTTgttaagttttgtttgttgccaAGTGGGGCATGTTATTAAGTACAAGGAAATCATTAGATATCAGAAAGACATCCCCAATGCTTCAGGGGACTAGAACTGCCtgtgtttcaaaaatacatccCAAAGTTCTTGCGCACTACTCAACTGCAattattattgtctgaaaaaaaaggaattgatTTTTACGGCTATTGTAGCAACCAAGATAATCATGTTGTCCATAAGGATGCAAATGAGTGTACCCTTTGTTTCTGATGGCACTTGTATGGTAGGGAAATTAATGGAAAGCCCCCAAGTTGTAAATCTGACTAAGCGTTATCTAGACAGGTACTAAATCAGGAAGGGGGGCTTTGATTTGTGGTTACAAGTTTGTTCCGGTTGGAAGACAAATGAGAGATAAAGATAGTAACAGTCCCCtggtttcaatattcaatttgaaGTATTCATTTGATTGTTTCTCCTTTTCTTAGGGGGGGGACAAATGCCACACACTGCTGTACAggcatgttttcttttcttgtggcAAGCCTAAATGGTTTTTgagagaaagaaaataaataaacatagaGGGTTAATGATTGAGTTACCAAGGGAAGACAGTAGGGTGGTACCTATGTCATGCCCCTCTGAGAAAACCATGCGCAAACTTGTTCTGTTTCTACTAATTGTTGAAACTGTCATATTCCTTTGAATGGAGTGCTGTAGAACAGTGAGACTTGTAATTACCAATGGAATGTCAAAATATATAGAGAGAGTATCCTAACAAAATGCTTCACTGTACAAGTAAAGAATCGCAAGCATTTTCAATAGGTATCTTTAACAttgcattttcaaaaaaatgtagaattttttaaatttcgttTCAATGATTTTTGTACATGGTTGGAATCTTCTTTCGCAAAACTTTCAAGGGCCATTAGTTTTCATGTAGTTTGGGTAAAACTGAGCTCTTTATGCACCTGTAAAATGTCATCACCTGTTTGGAGATGATTCCTTAAGTAAGAGGATTTTCTTTCATCCGTGCATTGTCGCAGACAGCAAGAATGCCTGTTATTCTATCTAGTCCGTCACAGTTTTGAGACAATGGTCAATCCAGCAAAGCTTTTTTTCTATGAGGTTCTACTCTAGTCTTAGTCAAGGATTGTCATGCTTTCATGTTTCCAAGCTAGAGTATAATTTGGTTAGACCAGGTATACCATATTTTCTCAAATATACCAGTAGTTCTGTGCACAAGTTACGTATTCCTGATTTGGGACAAGTCACCAACAAAATCTGTGAAACTGAAACATGATTTAATGGACAAACTCAAATTAAGCATGCACCCCTTCTCAACCAATCTTGACCACGTTTTGAATCAGATAAATACAAATTTATGGTGTTTCCTCTTCTTATTTTATGGATCTTTTGTTGCTGTTCCAAACTTCATGTGCCCATGTTCCATCCTCCCCATTTTTTCTGAGCAATAACCTAAAATAAAGTACGCAACCCGACATTGGCAACAACTTGAAGCCCATTCCAGAATTTGAAAAGTTAAAGAACGTGCATACTTCAATTAAGAAAATACTCTAGTTTTTGCTTTACCGGTGGTCCCGTCTGTCCCACGGACTACATCTGCGCTAAGTACGCACTTCCTACAGCTGGGGCGGGTTGAAATTGATCTGGGATGAAGCCCACACTTGACCCTCTGTTCAACGTCAACTTAGCCGCCCATCAATAACGCTCCTGTTACCCCTGCCATACATGCACATTCCTTCTTATACCATGCCGTCTTGTACCAACGAGTTGTCAATACGGATTATGGAGCACTCCACAAGCACATGTCCATCTTGATGGCCTTAGTCCCCAGCATTAGGGGTGATACAGGGTGGTCGGTTTGTTGTCACTCAGGGTTAATTCTATTAACAAGGTCTTTATTAGGCAGTCTGGCTATGCCAGGGACTTGACCTGGCCAGTTGTGGCTATTTGTCAGAGGATGGGAGGACAAATTTGTGTGGTGGTAGTGGGTTGGTTTACGTACTTGTCTGTGAGATAGCTTCACTTTGTGTAATACCTGAAATTCTGACCCAGTTACAAGTAGATAGGCATTTTAGTAGGCAAAGATTCCTAATATATAATTTAGGGGGTTTTCTATGGAAAAATTGCAAGGGGGAGTATTGGTAGGGAACAGAGAAACAGGTAGGGGGTGGTTTACGTTTCTAGTATCCACCCTCCTTCCACTGTGTTCTGTGGCTTCCTGAGGGACAAAATTGCTGTCAGATAGGTCACAGTTGAATACTAACAGGCCATTTgtgacctagtagcatccctggtcaatctgaattttatgcttgtcagagaatCTGCTCCCCTGTGTAAGGGGGCGTGGTTATTAGAGGGGGGTCTCTTTCCTGTCTTTGGAAGAAAACCCTGCCATTTAAAAG
The sequence above is drawn from the Branchiostoma floridae strain S238N-H82 chromosome 4, Bfl_VNyyK, whole genome shotgun sequence genome and encodes:
- the LOC118413466 gene encoding secreted frizzled-related protein 2-like; the encoded protein is MRGRGNCLRYYFPCKWDRSVDGLSPYSESAGRPDLWLLAAPKAVRMELGLPNLMPLVVASMLLTHCQVQCMDYGYGDRIYNKQPQCTPIPSELTLCRNIAYSQMRLPNLLGHETMTEVLDQAGTWVPLLPKRCHPNTRLFLCSLFAPVCLEHPIYPCRSLCEAVRDGCSPVMSKFGFPWPDMLRCDKFPPDNDLCITTQSGEVDPLPPEVDQPQPVCMACQSNGEGWKDLVAYYCQNDFVIRAKIEQIKITRRDTKIVVGRRKRIMKKTGIRKRDMRRDLTLMLQDSDVCTCDEIQDTKSQFLIMGKKVDKQFIVTVIRQWKRSKDFRKASRSFKKGCQDGGQAEGNTGGRKRGRNRQRN